Proteins from one Salinispora arenicola genomic window:
- a CDS encoding DUF5522 domain-containing protein, with product MSGERRPLANRPLTEPHPSRLPPDHPERERIRAAHAAALAAGEAGYPDPTTGLFVLTAGFLARRGTCCGRGCRHCPYVD from the coding sequence GTGAGTGGAGAGCGACGACCGTTGGCGAACCGGCCGTTGACCGAGCCGCACCCGTCCCGGCTCCCGCCCGACCACCCGGAGCGGGAGCGGATTCGCGCCGCGCACGCTGCCGCCCTGGCCGCCGGTGAGGCCGGCTACCCCGACCCGACCACCGGTCTCTTCGTGCTCACCGCCGGGTTCCTCGCCCGTCGCGGCACCTGCTGCGGTCGCGGCTGCCGGCACTGCCCGTACGTCGACTGA
- a CDS encoding DUF2332 domain-containing protein gives MGVTTADDYRAFATREACGLSPAYERLASAVSRDADLLALIEGLPLAKRQPNLLFGVVRLLGGPVEDPAAFQAYVRANWPAIEVAVRARTTQTNEAARCAVLLPLLAALPQPLALLEVGASAGLCLYPDRYAYRYGSRLLGHGRPVLDCALTGIAPPARVPTVVWRAGLDLNPLDVTDADDFAWLDALIWPEHAHRRARLREAANVVAAEPPLLVRGDLVDDLPAVAALAPPEATLVVFHTTVLYQVPPRRRAAFVELVRGLPGNWIAAEAPKVLRYDRLPEPPDTGFHNVLALDGTPLAWAHAHGQAAAWFG, from the coding sequence GTGGGCGTGACGACAGCCGACGACTATCGCGCGTTCGCCACTCGGGAAGCCTGTGGTCTGTCACCGGCGTACGAGCGTCTGGCGTCGGCGGTGTCCCGCGACGCCGACCTGCTGGCGTTGATCGAAGGGCTTCCGCTGGCCAAGCGGCAACCGAACCTGCTGTTCGGCGTGGTCCGGTTGCTCGGTGGTCCGGTCGAGGACCCAGCCGCCTTCCAGGCCTACGTTCGGGCGAACTGGCCGGCGATCGAGGTGGCGGTGCGGGCCAGGACGACGCAGACGAACGAGGCCGCGCGGTGCGCCGTCCTGCTGCCGCTGCTCGCCGCACTGCCCCAACCGCTCGCGCTGTTGGAGGTCGGTGCGTCGGCGGGCCTCTGCCTCTATCCAGACCGCTACGCGTACCGCTACGGCAGTCGGCTGCTGGGCCACGGCCGGCCGGTCCTCGACTGCGCGCTCACCGGCATCGCGCCCCCGGCCCGGGTGCCGACCGTGGTGTGGCGGGCCGGACTGGACCTCAATCCGCTGGACGTGACCGACGCGGACGACTTCGCGTGGCTGGATGCCCTCATCTGGCCGGAGCATGCCCACCGGCGGGCGCGGCTGCGGGAGGCGGCGAACGTCGTCGCGGCCGAACCGCCGCTGCTCGTCCGCGGTGACCTGGTGGATGACCTGCCGGCGGTGGCCGCGCTGGCGCCACCCGAGGCGACTCTGGTGGTGTTCCACACCACGGTGCTCTACCAGGTGCCGCCGCGCCGACGTGCCGCCTTCGTCGAGCTGGTTCGTGGGCTGCCCGGCAACTGGATCGCCGCCGAGGCCCCGAAGGTGCTGCGGTACGACCGCCTGCCCGAGCCGCCGGACACCGGGTTCCACAACGTGCTCGCGCTCGACGGCACGCCCCTGGCCTGGGCTCATGCGCACGGGCAGGCGGCGGCCTGGTTCGGTTAG